GGCGGGAAGTCACCGGCCTGGGGCGGGGGCTCACCGGCGCCGGGCCTTTGTCGCCCGCGGGGGTGGCGGCCACCCTGGCGGCCCTGGCGGCATATGGGGCGTTCCTGAAGGTGCATAAGGTAAGCCGCGTCCGGGCAGTGGCCACCCAGGCGGTGCGCCAGGCAGCGGACGGCCAGGAATTTTTAAAGCAGGCGGCGGCCGCCCTGGGGTGGCCGGTGGAACTCATCTCCCCGGAGGAGGAGGCCCGCCTCACCCTCCGGGGCATCCTCACCGTCCTGGACCCGGCCCTCACGGCCGCCGGCCTCACCCTGGTCTTTGATATAGGGGGCGGCAGCACGGAATTTGTGCTCCTTGATCCACCCCAGGAGCCCTATTTTGCCGGCCTGCCCCTGGGGGTGCTGAACCTGAGCGCTCAGGTGCCGGTGAGTGACCCTCCCCGGCCGGAGGAAGTGGTCGCCTTGAAATCCGAGGTTGCCCGCCGGCTGGAAATATTTTATAAAGAAAAATTTATTGACCAGCCCACCCCGGAGACCCTGGTGGGCACCGCCGGCGCCGTCACCACCCTGGCAGCCATGGCCCAGGAATTGCGGCAGTACGACCCGGCCCGCATCAACAACTATCGCCTCACCCGGACGCGGCTTGTGGCGCTGGCCGAGCGTATCTGCGGCCTCCCGGAGGCTGAGCGGGCCCGCCTCCCGGGGCTGGAGCCCGCCAAGGCCGGGGTGATGGTGGCCGGGGTCATCCTGGTCCTGGCCATCCTGGACCTCTTCCGCCGGGATTTCCTGGTCAGCGTGGATGCCGGCCTCCTGGAAGGCCTCCTGGCGGAGATGGCCGCCACCTAAGTCAGTGGGAGAGGGGGCCAGGGAGCAGTGGCCCCCTGCCCCCTCTCCCACACCCTCTCCCCCAACCCCTTAATGGGGGTTGGGTGGGGAGTGCGAGGGAGGGCGGGGGAACCATCGCTCCCCCGGCCCTCCTCTCATAAGATTAAAGGCACCTCATTTTCAGTGATGGGAGCGAACCATGGCACCTGAGGCAATTCCTTATGCCCTGACTTTCGACGACGTGCTGCTGTTGCCGGGTCCTTCGGCGGTGCTGCCCAGCGAAGCGGATCTGAGCACCCAGCTCACCCGCCATATCCGGCTCAACATCCCCATCCTCAGCGCCGCCATGGACACGGTGACGGAGTCCGAAACCGCCATCAGCATGGCCCGCCAAGGCGGCATCGGCATCATCCACCGCAATCTCAGCATCGTCAATCAGGCCCTGGAAGTGGAAAAAGTCAAAAAATCCGAATCCGGCATGATCATCGACCCGGTGACCATTGGGCCGGATGAGCCCATCTCCAAGGTGTTGGAACTCATGGGGCGCTACCGCATCTCCGGCATCCCGGTGGTGGAGGGCAAGCGCCTGGTGGGCATCGTCACCAACCGGGACCTGCGCTTCGAGACCAATCTGGGAGCCAAAGTCCGGGAAGTCATGACCAAGGACCGGCTGGTCACCGCGCCGGTGGGCATCACCCTGGAGGAATCCAAGGCCCTGCTGCACAAATACCGCATCGAAAAGCTCCTGGTGGTGGACGACAACTTCGAGCTCAAGGGCCTCATCACCATCAAAGACATCGAAAAGATCAAAAAATATCCCCTCTCCTGCAAGGATGCTTACGGCCGCCTGCGGGTGGGGGGCGCAGTGGGGGTGGGCCCCGACCGGGAGGAACGGGTGGCCGCCCTGGTGAAGGCCGGGGTGGATGTCATCGTCATTGACACCGCCCACGGCCATTCCCGCCGGGTGGTGGAGGCGGTGGCCGCCACCAAGCGCAAGTTCCCCGAAGTGGAGCTCATCGCCGGCAACGTGGGCACCGCCGAGGGGGCCCGGGACCTCATCAAAGCCGGCGCCGACGCGGTGAAGGTGGGGGTGGGGCCCGGCTCCATCTGCACCACCCGGGTCATCGCCGGGGTGGGGGTCCCCCAGCTCACCGCCATCATGGACTGCGCCAAGGCCTGCCGGGAGGCCAAAGTCCCCCTGGTGGCCGACGGCGGCATCAAATACTCCGGCGACATCACCAAGGCCCTGGCCGCCGGCGCCGACAGCGTCATGATCGGCTCGCTCTTTGCCGGCACCGAGGAGAGCCCCGGCGAAACCGTCATCTTCCAGGGCCGCAGCTACAAGATCTACCGGGGCATGGGCTCCGAGGAGGCCATGAAGGCGGGCAGCCGGGACCGCTATTGCCAGGAGGACGTGGACCTGGAATGCAAGCTGGTCCCCGAAGGCATCGTCGGCCGGGTGCCCTCCCGGGGCAAGCTGGCGGATGTGGTCTACCAGCTGGTGGGGGGCGTGCGCTCCGGCATGGGCTACGTGGGCGCCCGCACCATTCCGGAGCTGCAGAAGCTGGCCAAGTTCGTGCGCATCACCCCGGCGGGCCTGAGGGAATCCCACGTGCACGACGTCATCATCATGAAGGAATCCCCCAACTACTGGGTGGATTAGGACCAAGCCGGCGACGGCCCACCAGACGACTGTGGGAGAGGGGCCGGCTTTCCCCCCTCTCCTACCATTTTCCCCTTCTTCCCTGCCCTGTTTGCCCCGGTTATCCCCGCTCAGCGCCGCCTGAGGGCCAGAAGGAGCCCCAGCCCCATCCAGCAGGCTTCCCTCAGGCGCCTCAGGATGCTGAAGGCCGCCCCGAAGGCCGCGCCCCGCTTGAGACTCACGGCCAGCAGGATATTCCCTCCCTCCTGCATCCCCAAAGAAGCGGGCAGGAAAAACCCCAGACCGGTGAAAATCATGGCCAGGGAATCCCAGATCAAGGCCGCGGCCAGCCCCACCGGCGCTTCCAGGAGCCGGAAGGCCAGCCAGATCTCCAAGGCGTTCACCGCCCACCCCATGATTTGCACCCCGATCAGCCCCAGGGCCAGGGGGCGCCTCTGGGCATAAAAGGCCGCCAGCTGCTCGTCAAGCTGCTGCAGCTCCGCCTCCCGGGCCGCCAGGGACAGGGGGCAGAGGTGCAGGCGCTTAAGCAAGCCCACCAGCTTCTGGCAGGGCTGGCGGCGCTGCACCACGATGAAGCCCGCCACCCCGAGGCCCAGAAGGAGGGCGCCCACCAGCAGGCCGTGCAGATACGGGGAGATTTCCGGCAGGAAGATGAGCGCCAGGGCCAGGCCCGTGAGGATATAGAGAAACAGGCCCACCACCCGGAGGGCCTTGTGCAAAAGCAGGCTGGCCAAGGCGGCCTCCAGAGGATAGCCCGCATTGATGAGCCCCGCCGCCTTGTAGGGCTCGCCCCCCAGGCTGGCGGTGGGGGTAAGGACGTTCAACGCCTCCCCCTCCAGGCGTAATGACCACATGCGCCGGAACCCCACCCGGCCGCCGGCGTCCGGGAGGAGGCGCTTCCAGGTGTAGGCGTCCAGGGTGGTGGTCACCCCGTAGGGCACAAGCAGGAGGGGAAAGCCCCAGCCCACCCGGGAAAGGTTGGCCGCCAAGGGCTCCCAGCCCACTTCGGCCAGCATCCAGAAGAGGAAGACCCCAGCGATAAGGAGGAGAATGAGGGTCAGCCGCCGCACCGGGGCCTCCCCCACAATCCGGCAGGAAAGCCGCTTTCCGGCTGCCGGTGGGCCATTTCCCCCCTGCTCATCAGTCAACCGCGGCGGATCTGGGGGCCGCTGCCGGAGACTCCCCCACGGGGGCCTGGCCCTCCGGCCTGGCCGCAGCCCGGGGGAGCGGCCGCATGAGGATCACCAGGGGCAGGAGGGCTAGGCACATGAGGGTGAAAAGGTAATAAACGTCACAGAAAGCCAGCATCTGGGCCTGGCGCAACACCTCCAGATAGAGCCCCCCCATAGCTTCCCGGCCCTGCCACCACTGCCAGTCCGGGCCCAACTGCGGGAAGAGATGCCCCATGCGCTGCTGCCACTGGGTGAAAGGTAAAGATAAGGGGGTAAGGTGCTCCACCAGGTGGGTCTGGTGG
This portion of the Desulfobaccales bacterium genome encodes:
- the guaB gene encoding IMP dehydrogenase; this encodes MAPEAIPYALTFDDVLLLPGPSAVLPSEADLSTQLTRHIRLNIPILSAAMDTVTESETAISMARQGGIGIIHRNLSIVNQALEVEKVKKSESGMIIDPVTIGPDEPISKVLELMGRYRISGIPVVEGKRLVGIVTNRDLRFETNLGAKVREVMTKDRLVTAPVGITLEESKALLHKYRIEKLLVVDDNFELKGLITIKDIEKIKKYPLSCKDAYGRLRVGGAVGVGPDREERVAALVKAGVDVIVIDTAHGHSRRVVEAVAATKRKFPEVELIAGNVGTAEGARDLIKAGADAVKVGVGPGSICTTRVIAGVGVPQLTAIMDCAKACREAKVPLVADGGIKYSGDITKALAAGADSVMIGSLFAGTEESPGETVIFQGRSYKIYRGMGSEEAMKAGSRDRYCQEDVDLECKLVPEGIVGRVPSRGKLADVVYQLVGGVRSGMGYVGARTIPELQKLAKFVRITPAGLRESHVHDVIIMKESPNYWVD
- a CDS encoding flippase-like domain-containing protein, with amino-acid sequence MRRLTLILLLIAGVFLFWMLAEVGWEPLAANLSRVGWGFPLLLVPYGVTTTLDAYTWKRLLPDAGGRVGFRRMWSLRLEGEALNVLTPTASLGGEPYKAAGLINAGYPLEAALASLLLHKALRVVGLFLYILTGLALALIFLPEISPYLHGLLVGALLLGLGVAGFIVVQRRQPCQKLVGLLKRLHLCPLSLAAREAELQQLDEQLAAFYAQRRPLALGLIGVQIMGWAVNALEIWLAFRLLEAPVGLAAALIWDSLAMIFTGLGFFLPASLGMQEGGNILLAVSLKRGAAFGAAFSILRRLREACWMGLGLLLALRRR